The following coding sequences lie in one Lolium perenne isolate Kyuss_39 chromosome 2, Kyuss_2.0, whole genome shotgun sequence genomic window:
- the LOC127329629 gene encoding nuclear transcription factor Y subunit C-2-like has protein sequence MRLARPYSGVFRGGATARTGPHAMPLARIKKIMKRSAGDGSGADGAGARMISVEAPVVFSRACELLVAELTRAAWAATLEGKRRTMHREDVAQAVRDTDLFDFLVDVVKDDGGDAGAGGREGLLAPVPGRHVDDDGALD, from the coding sequence ATGAGGCTGGCGAGGCCGTACTCGGGGGTGTTCCGGGGCGGGGCGACGGCGCGGACGGGGCCGCACGCGATGCCGCTGGCGCGGATCAAGAAGATCATGAAGCGGTCGGCGGGGGACGGCAGCGGCGCGGACGGCGCCGGGGCGAGGATGATCTCGGTCGAGGCGCCCGTGGTGTTCTCCAGGGCCTGCGAGCTCCTCGTTGCCGAGCTCACCCGCGCCGCATGGGCCGCCACGCTCGAGGGCAAGCGCCGGACCATGCACCGGGAGGACGTCGCCCAAGCCGTCCGAGACACCGATCTCTTCGACTTCCTCGTCGACGTCGTTAAGGACGACGGTGGTGATGCCGGTGCTGGGGGGCGCGAAGGTCTCCTCGCGCCCGTGCCCGGACGCCATGTCGACGACGACGGCGCGCTTGACTAG